The nucleotide sequence CGGCCGGTGCTGCTGCATCCGCGCCTGGCGTGGGCCGGGGTGCCGGCCGCGCTGATATTCCTGCCGCATCTGCTCTGGCTGCTGCCGCACTATCAGGCGGTGTCGGGAGAGCTGGTGGGCAAGGTGGTGAGCACCGAGACGCCCCTGTACATGAGCGCCGTGGGCGCGGGCCTGAAGAGTCTCGGCAACGCGATCTTCTCCGCCTTGGCGCCGCTGGGGCTGCTCTATCTCTGGCTGGCGCGGGGCCGGTCCGGCAGCGCGGCGGCAGTACCGCCGGCGGAAGCGCTGCTGGCGCGCTTCTTCGCCGTCTCCCTCGTTCTGGTGGCTGCCGTGCTGCTGGCGCTCAAGGCGCAGCACGTCAATGCCCGCTGGCTTCAGCCCTTCCTGGCGCTCGTGCCGCTGTGGATCTTTCTGCGTCTGGAGCGCCTGGGCGTGCCGGCACCGCGGCTGCGGCGCTGTCTGGGCCTGGCGGGGCTGGCGGCGGTGCTGCTTTTGACGGCCATGGCGGCGCGCGTGACGGTGGCGCCGCAGCTCGGCAAGTACTCGCGCCTGCAGATGCCCATGCCCGAGCTGGCGGCGGCCATCCGCGCCCAGGGCTTCTCGCGGGGATGGGTGGTGGCCGACAGCCACGTCCTGGGCGGCAACTTGAAGCTGCATTTCCAGGACAGCCGGATCGTGGCGCCCGGCTTCGGACTGGAGCGCCTGCCGCCGGCGCCGCGATCCCCGGTGCTGCTGGTCTGGGATGCCAGCCGGGAACGGGGGCTGCCGGCGGTGCTGCGGGACGTGGTACCGCGGCTGGCCCAGGCGCGGCGGCAAGCGCCGCGCATCCACTATCTCAGCCGGCCATACCACGGCGCCGGCGACCGGCACATGACGCTGGGCATCGCCCGCTTCTAGCGGCGCCCCAGCCAGATCGTCCTCGATGCTGGTCATGGACCCACGCCTATTATATGCTAGCCCAATTTCTGAGTTGGCAGTCCCATGAGCGTTCCGGAAACATCGCTGGTCATCCCCATCTACAACGAGCTGGACAACATCACGCCGCTCTTCGCCGCCCTCGATGCGGCCCTGCAGGGCCTGGACTTCGAGGTCATCCTGGTGGACGACGGCAGCCTGGACGGCACCGGCGAGGCCCTGGACGCAGGCGCGGCCCGGCTGGGCGAGCGCTACAAGGTCATCCATCTGCAGCGCAACTTCGGCCAGACCGCCGCCATGCAGGCGGGCATCGATGCCGCCCGCGGCGAAGTGATCGTCACGCTGGACGGCGACCTGCAGAACGATCCCGGCGACGTGCCCATGCTGGTCAAGGCCTTGCGCGAGCAGGACATGGACGTGGTGGCCGGCTGGCGCAAGAACCGCCAGGACGGCCTGTGGCTGCGCAAGATCCCCTCGCGCGCCGCCAACTGGCTCATCGGCCGGCTGACTGGCGTGCGCCTGCATGACTACGGCTGCACGCTCAAGGCTTACCGGGCCTCGGTGCTGAAGGCCATCCGCCTCTACGGCGAGATGCACCGCTTCATCCCCGCCTGGCTCGCCACCCAGACCTACACCAACCGCATCGTCGAAGTGCCGGTGCGGCATCATCCGCGCGTGGCGGGCAAGAGCAAGTACGGCATCTCCCGCACCTCGCGCGTCTTCGTCGATCTGCTCTTCGTCAAGTTCTTCATGCGCTTCAACCAGCGCCCCATGCACTTTTTCGGCACGCTGGGACTCAGTTTCCTGGTGCTGGGGCTGCTCATCCTGGGCTATCTCTTCGGGCTGAAGCTCTTCACCGGCGCCAGCATCGGTGGTCGGCCCATGCTCCTGATCGGCATCCTCGGCGTGATCGCCGGCATCCAGTGGCTGAGCACCGGGCTGGTGGGCGAGATGCTGTCGCGCATTTATTACGAGTCCCAGGGCAAGAAGAGCTACGTGGTGCGCCGCACCGTGCACCTGGAGCCGGCGGAGCGGGGGGCTTGAGCGTCGTTCCCATCCTGATGTACCACAATCTCGGCCGGCCGCCGGCCGGCGCGCGCCTGCGCAGCCTCTACGTGCGCCGCGGCGCCTTCGCCCGCCAGATGCGCCTGCTGCGCCTTTTGGGCTATCGCGGCCTGTCCATGGGCGCGGCCATGCCTTACCTGCGCGGCGAGCGGCAGGGGCGGGTGGCGGTGATCACCTTCGACGACGGCTACGTGGACACCCTGGCAGCGGCCCTGCCGGTGCTGCAGGGCCATGGCTTCTCCGCCACCTGCTACGCGGTCAGCGCGCGCCTGGGCCAGCACAACGACTGGGACGCGGACGAGCTCGGCGTGCGCAAGCCCCTGATGGACCGGGTGCAGCTGCGCCGCTGGCGCGATGCCGGCATGGAGGTCGGCGCCCACACCCGCACCCATCCTCACCTGCCCGCCTGCAGCGCGGCGCAGTTGCACGACGAGGTGGCGGGCAGCAAGGCGGAGCTGGAAGACGTGCTGGGTGTGCCGGTGACGCAGTTCTGCTATCCCTACGGCGACCTGGACGCGCGCAGCATCGACGCGGTGCAGCAGGCCGGCTTCGCCGCCGCCACCACCACCCGGCGCGGGCGGGCGCGGCCCGGCGATGATCTTTTTCGGTTGGCGCGGGTGCTGGTGGGCGGGCACAACCTGCCGCACCTCTTCGCCCTCAAGATCCTGAGCAATTACGAGGACCGGCGCGGATGAGACTGCTGTTCGTGGGCACCAACAAGGGCGGCGGTGGCACCGAAAGCCACTTCGTCACCCTGGCCCGCGCCATGAGCGCGGCCGGCCATGCGGTGGCCGCCGTGGCGCGGCCCGGATGTCCCATCGCCCAAGGCCTGCAGGGCAGCGGCGTGGACCTCTATCCGGGCGTCTTCAAGAACGTCTTCGACCCGCGCGGCTACCGCGCCGTCTGGCGGGCGGCGCGCCGTTTCCGGCCCGATTGGATCGTGGGCAGCTTCAGCAAGGAGTACTGGCCGCTGGCCGGCCTCTCCCATGCCCTGGACGTGCCCTTGGCGCTCTTCAAGCACATGGATTTTCCCATGAAGCCCGCCACCCACCATTTCATCCCGCGCCTGGCCGGCCGCTTCATCGTCATTTCCGACTTCATGCGCAAGCGTTTCATCGGGCGGGGCGTGCCGGCCGACTACCTGCATGTGCTCTACAATCCGCTGGACCTCGCCTACTTCCGACCCGATCCCGCCCTGC is from Thermithiobacillus tepidarius DSM 3134 and encodes:
- a CDS encoding ArnT family glycosyltransferase; protein product: MAAAAGTRPPGVAHLLATGAGFLALLALYFLVQALIRLLAPGAVELDEAEQLLLYQAPGLGYDEQPPLYTWLQTALFHLLGPGVAGIAILKNTLLFLTFAGLYALGRRLLNSRLTAGAAAASLLFVPQIAWEAQRDQSHSVLLMALSVWTFWLFFRLAEHGRVRDYLALGVCLGLGLLTKYNYGFLAGALLLAALSLPAYRPVLLHPRLAWAGVPAALIFLPHLLWLLPHYQAVSGELVGKVVSTETPLYMSAVGAGLKSLGNAIFSALAPLGLLYLWLARGRSGSAAAVPPAEALLARFFAVSLVLVAAVLLALKAQHVNARWLQPFLALVPLWIFLRLERLGVPAPRLRRCLGLAGLAAVLLLTAMAARVTVAPQLGKYSRLQMPMPELAAAIRAQGFSRGWVVADSHVLGGNLKLHFQDSRIVAPGFGLERLPPAPRSPVLLVWDASRERGLPAVLRDVVPRLAQARRQAPRIHYLSRPYHGAGDRHMTLGIARF
- a CDS encoding glycosyltransferase family 2 protein, producing the protein MSVPETSLVIPIYNELDNITPLFAALDAALQGLDFEVILVDDGSLDGTGEALDAGAARLGERYKVIHLQRNFGQTAAMQAGIDAARGEVIVTLDGDLQNDPGDVPMLVKALREQDMDVVAGWRKNRQDGLWLRKIPSRAANWLIGRLTGVRLHDYGCTLKAYRASVLKAIRLYGEMHRFIPAWLATQTYTNRIVEVPVRHHPRVAGKSKYGISRTSRVFVDLLFVKFFMRFNQRPMHFFGTLGLSFLVLGLLILGYLFGLKLFTGASIGGRPMLLIGILGVIAGIQWLSTGLVGEMLSRIYYESQGKKSYVVRRTVHLEPAERGA
- a CDS encoding polysaccharide deacetylase family protein, with the protein product MSVVPILMYHNLGRPPAGARLRSLYVRRGAFARQMRLLRLLGYRGLSMGAAMPYLRGERQGRVAVITFDDGYVDTLAAALPVLQGHGFSATCYAVSARLGQHNDWDADELGVRKPLMDRVQLRRWRDAGMEVGAHTRTHPHLPACSAAQLHDEVAGSKAELEDVLGVPVTQFCYPYGDLDARSIDAVQQAGFAAATTTRRGRARPGDDLFRLARVLVGGHNLPHLFALKILSNYEDRRG